From Bradyrhizobium symbiodeficiens, the proteins below share one genomic window:
- the recA gene encoding recombinase RecA yields MSTTALRIVEGSSMDKSKALAAALSQIERQFGKGSVMRLGKNDRSMDVEAVSSGSLGLDIALGIGGLPKGRVVEIYGPESSGKTTLALHTVAEAQKKGGICAFIDAEHALDPVYARKLGVNIDELLISQPDTGEQALEICDTLVRSGAVDVLVVDSVAALVPKAELEGEMGDALPGLQARLMSQALRKLTASINKSNTMVIFINQIRMKIGVMYGSPETTTGGNALKFYASVRLDIRRIGAIKERDEVVGNTTRVKVVKNKLAPPFKQVEFDIMYGEGVSKMGEILDLGVKAGIVEKSGAWFSYDSQRLGQGRENSKAFLKANPDITAKIETSIRQNSGLIAEQILAGTPERDADGEEPAEE; encoded by the coding sequence ATGTCCACCACTGCCCTGCGTATCGTCGAAGGATCTTCCATGGACAAGAGTAAAGCTCTGGCCGCCGCGCTCTCCCAGATCGAGCGTCAGTTCGGCAAGGGTTCGGTGATGAGGCTCGGCAAGAACGACCGCTCGATGGACGTCGAGGCGGTCTCTTCCGGGTCCCTCGGGCTCGACATCGCGCTCGGCATCGGCGGCCTGCCCAAGGGGCGCGTCGTGGAAATCTACGGGCCGGAATCCTCGGGCAAGACCACGCTGGCGCTGCATACGGTGGCCGAAGCGCAGAAAAAGGGCGGCATCTGCGCCTTCATCGACGCCGAGCATGCGCTCGACCCGGTCTATGCACGCAAGCTGGGCGTCAACATCGACGAGCTCCTGATCTCGCAGCCCGATACCGGCGAGCAGGCGCTGGAGATTTGCGACACGCTGGTGCGGTCGGGGGCGGTCGATGTTCTGGTGGTCGATTCGGTCGCGGCCCTGGTGCCGAAGGCCGAGCTCGAGGGCGAGATGGGCGATGCGCTGCCGGGCCTTCAAGCGCGGTTGATGAGCCAGGCGCTGCGCAAGCTGACGGCCTCGATCAACAAGTCCAACACCATGGTGATCTTCATCAATCAGATCCGCATGAAGATCGGTGTGATGTACGGCTCGCCGGAAACCACCACCGGCGGCAACGCGCTGAAGTTCTACGCCTCGGTCCGCCTCGACATCCGCCGCATCGGCGCGATCAAGGAGCGCGACGAAGTGGTCGGCAACACCACCCGCGTCAAGGTGGTGAAGAACAAGCTGGCGCCGCCCTTCAAGCAGGTCGAGTTCGACATCATGTACGGCGAGGGCGTCTCCAAGATGGGCGAGATCCTCGACCTCGGCGTCAAGGCCGGCATCGTCGAGAAATCAGGCGCATGGTTCTCCTATGACAGCCAGCGCCTCGGCCAGGGCCGCGAGAACTCGAAAGCGTTCCTGAAGGCCAATCCCGACATCACCGCCAAGATCGAGACCTCGATCCGCCAGAACTCCGGCCTGATCGCCGAGCAGATTCTCGCCGGCACGCCGGAGCGCGACGCCGACGGCGAGGAGCCGGCGGAGGAGTAA
- a CDS encoding HdeA family protein, which yields MKTTLSILLAAAFSLSSMPAHAVKWDLSTMSCKQFLESGEDNIQVVLTWMDGWYKGDEDNAIIDTDVFIENAKKFGAYCGKNPTASIVTAADEVLGK from the coding sequence ATGAAGACCACGCTTTCGATTCTGCTCGCCGCCGCGTTCTCGCTGTCGTCGATGCCCGCCCACGCCGTCAAGTGGGACCTCTCGACCATGAGCTGCAAGCAGTTCCTCGAGAGCGGCGAAGACAACATCCAGGTCGTGCTGACCTGGATGGACGGCTGGTACAAGGGCGACGAGGACAACGCGATCATCGACACCGACGTGTTCATCGAGAACGCCAAGAAGTTCGGTGCCTATTGCGGAAAGAACCCGACCGCCAGCATCGTCACCGCGGCCGACGAAGTGCTGGGCAAGTAA
- a CDS encoding DUF6894 family protein codes for MPLYFFRIRNGSYSGCADQATEFADRNSAWKEMTNVCADMTAGIARKLQENSEWHMELLDEAKEPVFRIRIVAETLD; via the coding sequence ATGCCGCTGTATTTCTTTCGAATCCGGAATGGAAGTTACTCGGGCTGCGCGGACCAGGCGACGGAGTTTGCCGATCGCAATTCGGCCTGGAAAGAGATGACCAATGTCTGCGCCGACATGACCGCCGGCATTGCCCGCAAGCTCCAGGAAAATTCCGAATGGCACATGGAGCTGCTGGACGAGGCCAAGGAGCCCGTGTTCCGGATTCGCATCGTTGCCGAAACCCTCGACTAG
- a CDS encoding PaaI family thioesterase has product MQMQPDAEFGLPDARRILAEVFAPWVQDLDLTVERLEHAQPADAPDWQPGALLRMPFSERLCRNGGIVCGQALMALADTAMVIAILAANRGYRPMTTVDQTTHFMRAVSSSDVIADARVVRLGRTMSFGRVTLLSAADNKPVAMVSSAFAMLPG; this is encoded by the coding sequence ATGCAAATGCAGCCAGACGCCGAATTCGGCCTCCCCGACGCCAGACGCATCCTCGCCGAGGTTTTTGCCCCCTGGGTCCAGGATCTCGACCTCACCGTCGAGCGCCTCGAGCACGCGCAGCCGGCGGATGCGCCGGACTGGCAGCCGGGCGCACTGCTGCGCATGCCGTTTTCGGAGCGGTTGTGCCGGAATGGCGGCATTGTCTGCGGCCAGGCCCTGATGGCGCTCGCCGACACCGCGATGGTGATCGCGATCCTGGCGGCCAATCGCGGCTACCGCCCCATGACCACGGTCGACCAGACCACGCATTTCATGCGCGCAGTGTCCTCATCGGACGTGATTGCTGACGCCCGCGTCGTACGGCTCGGGCGCACCATGAGCTTTGGCCGCGTCACGCTGCTCTCGGCCGCCGACAACAAGCCGGTCGCGATGGTATCGAGCGCGTTCGCAATGTTGCCGGGCTGA
- a CDS encoding pyrroloquinoline quinone-dependent dehydrogenase has protein sequence MRTGLRVPIGVVALLLIAVRPSAAWESWGGDAGGSRFSPLQQITPDNVGNLVRAFEFRTGDLAVRAPEVMRRTKFQATPLFVEDSLIFCSPFNEVIALDPGTGAQKWRYDPKIATNQRPANRYVCRGVTRWTDDEAPADAACRSRIFMGTNDVRLIALDAKTGLPCAGFGNGGEVKLDIGIALEWPGEFQITSPPAVGRGVVVVGSAISDNRRVDAPSGVVRAFDARTGRARWSFEPLKRDGIEAGHANVWAPMSVDAARGLVFLPTSSPSPDFWGGKRPGNNEHANSVVALRLETGELAWAFQTVHHDVWDYDLAAQPTLARLDAGDGQRDVVIQPTKQGFVFVLDRETGKPVWPVEERAVPQGGAEGEALSPTQPFPTHVPALISQTISTDDALSLLPALRRSSCERQFAEARNDGLFTPPSVQGTLEFPFTGGGVNWGSAAFDPVRQILYANTGRAVHLIRLIPRAEAAGFSPPPGHDFGQQRGAPFAMSRAVMMSPLGLLCNKPPWGEMVAVDLKAGKILWRSTVGTTEDLAPLGAPLPWGTPLVNGLAVTAGGLVFTGAMDAYLRAFDARSGKELWQGRLPVPGVANPMTYLWKGEQYVAIGAGGHSEAGTSIGDSVVAFRLARPGEAPTLWSRTIDRPGGRFFAASATIGIAIVALVIAGLRWRRRRRITQS, from the coding sequence TTGCGGACCGGCCTGCGAGTTCCGATCGGGGTCGTTGCGCTGCTGTTGATCGCCGTGCGACCAAGCGCGGCCTGGGAAAGTTGGGGCGGCGATGCAGGCGGCTCGCGCTTCTCGCCGCTGCAACAGATCACGCCCGACAATGTCGGCAATCTGGTTCGGGCCTTCGAATTCCGCACCGGCGATCTCGCGGTGCGCGCGCCGGAGGTGATGCGGCGAACCAAATTCCAGGCAACGCCGCTGTTCGTCGAGGACAGCCTGATCTTCTGCTCGCCGTTCAACGAGGTCATTGCGCTCGATCCCGGCACGGGCGCGCAGAAATGGCGTTACGATCCGAAGATCGCGACCAATCAGCGTCCCGCCAATCGCTACGTCTGCCGCGGCGTCACCCGCTGGACCGACGATGAGGCGCCCGCGGATGCCGCCTGTCGCTCGCGCATCTTTATGGGCACCAACGACGTTCGCCTGATCGCGCTCGATGCGAAGACGGGACTTCCCTGTGCCGGCTTCGGCAATGGCGGCGAGGTGAAGCTCGATATCGGCATTGCCCTGGAATGGCCCGGGGAATTCCAGATCACCTCGCCGCCGGCCGTCGGCCGGGGTGTCGTCGTGGTCGGCTCCGCGATCTCCGACAACCGCCGCGTCGATGCGCCGAGCGGCGTGGTACGTGCGTTCGATGCGCGCACCGGCCGGGCGCGCTGGAGCTTCGAGCCGCTCAAGCGTGACGGCATCGAAGCCGGGCACGCCAATGTCTGGGCGCCGATGTCGGTCGACGCGGCGCGCGGCCTGGTGTTCCTGCCGACGTCCTCGCCGTCGCCGGATTTCTGGGGCGGCAAGCGGCCGGGCAACAACGAGCATGCCAATTCGGTGGTCGCATTGCGCCTCGAGACCGGCGAGCTCGCATGGGCATTCCAGACCGTGCATCACGACGTCTGGGATTACGATCTGGCGGCGCAGCCGACGCTTGCGCGCCTCGATGCGGGTGACGGCCAGCGCGACGTCGTGATCCAGCCGACCAAGCAGGGTTTTGTCTTCGTGCTCGACCGCGAGACCGGCAAGCCGGTCTGGCCGGTGGAAGAACGCGCGGTGCCGCAGGGCGGCGCGGAAGGGGAGGCGTTGTCGCCGACGCAGCCGTTTCCGACGCATGTGCCGGCGCTGATCTCACAGACGATCTCGACCGACGACGCGCTCTCGCTGCTGCCGGCACTGCGCCGCTCGTCCTGCGAGCGCCAGTTCGCGGAGGCGCGCAACGACGGTCTGTTCACGCCGCCTTCCGTGCAGGGCACGCTGGAGTTTCCCTTCACCGGCGGCGGGGTGAACTGGGGCAGCGCGGCCTTCGATCCGGTCCGGCAGATTCTCTACGCCAACACCGGGCGCGCCGTTCACCTCATCAGGCTGATCCCGCGCGCGGAGGCCGCCGGATTCAGTCCGCCGCCCGGGCATGATTTCGGCCAGCAGCGCGGCGCGCCGTTTGCGATGTCGCGCGCGGTGATGATGTCGCCGCTCGGTCTGCTCTGCAACAAGCCGCCCTGGGGCGAGATGGTCGCGGTCGATCTGAAGGCCGGCAAGATCCTCTGGCGTTCGACGGTCGGCACCACTGAAGACCTGGCGCCGCTCGGTGCGCCGCTGCCCTGGGGCACGCCTCTCGTCAACGGGCTCGCGGTCACGGCGGGCGGCCTCGTCTTTACCGGCGCGATGGATGCTTATTTGCGTGCCTTCGATGCGCGAAGCGGCAAGGAGCTGTGGCAGGGGCGGCTGCCGGTGCCCGGCGTCGCCAATCCCATGACCTATTTGTGGAAGGGCGAGCAATATGTCGCGATCGGCGCCGGCGGCCACTCCGAAGCCGGCACCTCGATCGGCGACAGCGTGGTCGCGTTCCGCCTGGCGCGGCCAGGCGAGGCGCCGACATTGTGGTCGCGCACCATCGATCGTCCCGGTGGACGATTCTTCGCGGCATCAGCGACCATCGGAATCGCGATCGTTGCGCTCGTGATCGCAGGCCTGCGCTGGCGTCGCCGTCGTCGTATCACGCAATCATAA
- a CDS encoding DUF2798 domain-containing protein, with the protein MLGIPRRYSHFIFGIIQSGLTSLVASGIASLPAGDAMGFVGHWMVSWLMAWAAMLPIVLLAAPAIRAFSLLLTREEREPRTARQA; encoded by the coding sequence ATGCTCGGCATTCCCCGCCGCTACAGTCATTTCATCTTCGGCATCATCCAGTCCGGACTGACCTCGCTGGTCGCGTCGGGGATTGCGAGCCTGCCCGCAGGCGATGCGATGGGCTTCGTCGGGCACTGGATGGTTTCGTGGCTGATGGCATGGGCCGCGATGCTGCCGATCGTGCTGCTGGCGGCGCCCGCGATCCGCGCCTTCTCGCTGCTCCTGACGCGGGAGGAGAGGGAGCCGCGAACCGCCCGGCAGGCGTGA
- a CDS encoding PilZ domain-containing protein — protein sequence MQVAPVLSLVQRNFYALFHDHHEGPKRMIEKRAAQRHRVFKGGTITFENSGIPCTVRNMSAGGVAIDLDTPVTLPQSITLSITRDDFVRNCRTIWRSDKRIGLAFVQ from the coding sequence GTGCAAGTAGCGCCAGTATTGAGTTTAGTTCAACGTAATTTCTATGCACTATTTCACGATCATCATGAAGGACCGAAGCGGATGATCGAGAAGCGAGCAGCGCAGCGTCACCGGGTTTTCAAGGGTGGAACGATCACCTTTGAAAACAGCGGCATTCCCTGCACCGTGCGAAACATGTCGGCGGGCGGCGTGGCGATCGACCTCGACACCCCCGTCACATTGCCGCAATCGATCACGCTATCGATCACGCGCGACGATTTCGTCCGGAATTGTCGTACAATTTGGCGCAGTGACAAGCGTATCGGCCTCGCCTTCGTCCAATAG
- the gcvP gene encoding aminomethyl-transferring glycine dehydrogenase: MTAHRKTNGDTAASFVRRHIGPSARDVTAMLETVGAKSVDTLMAETLPASIRQATPLDLGKPLSETEAIAHMAELAAQNQVFTSLIGQGYSGTILPAVIQRNILENPAWYTAYTPYQPEISQGRLEALLNFQTMICDLTGLDVANASLLDEATAAAEAMALAERHSQVKAQAFFVDKDVHPQTLAVMRTRAEPLGWTLIVGDPLTDLDKADVLGALLQYPGSSGAVRDLRPAIATLKAKGALAIVAADLLALTLLASPGELGADIAIGSAQRFGVPMGYGGPHAAYMAVRDALKRSLPGRIVGLSVDSRGAPAYRLALQTREQHIRREKATSNICTAQVLLAVIASMYAVYHGPEGLTQIARNVHRRAAVLASGLRKLGFALDSENFFDTISVDAGAKRAEIVARAAAEKINLGVGVTNLRIALDETTTSATVEAVWRAFGGTLAYAEVDAETREALPDDLKRTTAFLSHPVFHAHRSETEMLRYMRKLSDRDLALDRAMIPLGSCTMKLNATTEMMPLTWPEFATLHPFVPREQAAGYHALFARLEKWLCDITGYDAISLQPNSGAQGEYAGLLAIRGYHAARGETHRKICLIPSSAHGTNPASAAMVGMDVVVVACEKNGDVDVNDLRAKAEKHSNDLAAVMITYPSTHGVFEEHIREICDIVHGHGGQVYLDGANLNAQVGLSRPGDYGADVSHLNLHKTFCIPHGGGGPGMGPIGVKAHLAPFLPGHPATKADAPVGPVSAAPFGSASILTISYIYILMMGGEGLKRATEIAILNANYIAARLDPHFPVLYKNEKGRVAHECIVDPRPLKPTSGVTVDDIAKRLIDYGFHAPTMSFPVPGTLMIEPTESESKAELDRFCDAMVAIRKEIAEVEAGRFKIEASPLRHAPHTVHDIADDDWKRAYTRAEGCFPAGSSRTDKYWSPVGRVDNVYGDRNLVCSCPPVSDYAEAAE; this comes from the coding sequence ATGACCGCGCACCGCAAGACCAACGGCGACACCGCCGCCAGTTTCGTTCGCCGCCATATCGGCCCGTCGGCGCGCGACGTCACCGCCATGCTCGAAACCGTCGGCGCGAAAAGCGTCGACACCCTGATGGCGGAGACGCTGCCGGCCTCGATCCGGCAGGCCACCCCGCTCGATCTCGGCAAGCCCTTGAGCGAGACCGAGGCGATCGCGCATATGGCCGAACTCGCTGCGCAGAATCAGGTCTTCACCTCGCTGATCGGCCAAGGCTATTCCGGCACGATCCTGCCCGCGGTGATCCAGCGCAACATCCTGGAGAACCCGGCCTGGTACACGGCCTACACGCCCTATCAGCCCGAGATCAGCCAGGGCCGGCTGGAGGCACTGCTCAACTTCCAGACCATGATCTGCGACCTCACCGGGCTCGACGTCGCCAACGCCTCGCTGCTCGACGAGGCCACCGCCGCAGCGGAAGCGATGGCGCTCGCCGAGCGGCACTCGCAGGTCAAGGCGCAAGCCTTCTTCGTCGACAAGGACGTGCATCCGCAGACGCTGGCCGTGATGCGCACCCGCGCCGAGCCGCTCGGCTGGACCCTGATCGTCGGCGATCCCCTCACCGATCTCGACAAGGCCGACGTGCTCGGCGCGCTGCTGCAATATCCCGGTTCTTCCGGCGCGGTGCGCGACCTCCGGCCCGCGATCGCGACACTTAAGGCCAAGGGCGCGCTCGCGATCGTCGCGGCCGACCTGCTGGCCCTGACGCTGCTCGCCTCGCCCGGCGAGCTCGGCGCCGACATTGCGATCGGCTCGGCGCAGCGTTTTGGCGTGCCGATGGGTTATGGCGGACCGCACGCGGCCTATATGGCGGTGCGCGATGCGCTGAAGCGCTCGCTGCCCGGCCGCATCGTTGGCCTGTCTGTGGACTCGCGCGGTGCGCCTGCCTACCGGCTCGCGCTGCAGACCCGCGAGCAGCACATCCGCCGCGAGAAGGCGACGTCGAACATCTGCACCGCGCAGGTGCTGCTCGCCGTGATCGCCTCGATGTACGCTGTCTATCACGGCCCCGAAGGCCTGACGCAGATCGCGCGCAATGTGCATCGCCGCGCCGCCGTGCTGGCGAGCGGCCTGCGCAAGCTCGGCTTTGCGCTTGATAGCGAGAACTTCTTCGACACAATCAGCGTCGATGCAGGCGCCAAGCGCGCCGAGATCGTCGCCCGCGCAGCAGCTGAGAAGATCAATCTCGGTGTGGGCGTGACGAATCTGCGCATCGCGCTCGACGAGACCACGACGTCAGCGACGGTCGAAGCAGTCTGGCGTGCCTTCGGCGGCACGCTTGCTTACGCCGAGGTCGACGCGGAGACGCGCGAGGCGCTGCCGGACGATTTGAAGCGCACCACCGCGTTCCTGAGCCATCCCGTGTTCCACGCGCATCGCTCGGAGACCGAGATGCTGCGCTACATGCGCAAGCTCAGCGACCGCGACCTCGCGCTCGACCGCGCGATGATTCCGCTCGGCTCGTGCACCATGAAGCTGAACGCGACCACCGAGATGATGCCGCTGACCTGGCCGGAGTTTGCGACGCTGCATCCGTTCGTCCCGCGCGAGCAGGCGGCCGGCTATCACGCGCTGTTCGCGCGGCTGGAAAAATGGCTGTGCGACATCACCGGCTATGACGCGATCTCGCTGCAGCCGAATTCGGGCGCGCAGGGCGAATATGCCGGGCTTTTGGCCATCCGCGGCTACCATGCCGCGCGCGGCGAGACGCACCGCAAGATCTGCCTGATCCCCTCCTCCGCCCACGGCACCAACCCGGCCTCGGCCGCGATGGTCGGCATGGACGTGGTGGTGGTCGCCTGCGAGAAGAACGGCGACGTCGACGTCAATGATCTCCGCGCCAAGGCCGAGAAGCATTCCAACGACCTCGCCGCGGTCATGATCACCTATCCCTCGACCCACGGCGTGTTCGAGGAGCACATCCGCGAGATCTGCGACATCGTGCACGGCCATGGCGGCCAGGTGTATCTGGACGGCGCCAACCTCAATGCGCAAGTCGGCCTGAGCAGGCCCGGCGATTACGGCGCCGATGTCAGCCATCTCAATCTGCACAAGACCTTCTGCATCCCGCATGGCGGCGGCGGCCCCGGCATGGGCCCGATCGGCGTCAAGGCACATCTGGCGCCGTTCCTGCCCGGTCATCCCGCGACAAAGGCTGACGCACCGGTCGGCCCGGTCTCGGCCGCCCCGTTCGGCTCGGCATCGATCCTGACCATCTCCTACATCTATATCCTGATGATGGGCGGCGAAGGCCTGAAGCGCGCCACGGAGATCGCGATCCTCAACGCCAACTACATCGCAGCACGCCTCGATCCGCACTTCCCGGTGCTCTACAAGAACGAGAAGGGCCGCGTCGCCCATGAGTGCATCGTCGATCCCCGGCCGCTGAAGCCCACGTCCGGCGTCACCGTCGACGACATCGCCAAGCGCCTGATCGACTACGGCTTCCACGCGCCGACCATGAGCTTCCCGGTGCCGGGCACGCTGATGATCGAACCGACCGAATCGGAATCGAAGGCCGAGCTTGATCGCTTCTGCGACGCCATGGTCGCGATCCGCAAGGAGATCGCCGAGGTCGAGGCCGGCCGCTTCAAGATCGAAGCGTCACCGCTGCGCCACGCCCCGCATACGGTGCACGACATCGCGGACGATGATTGGAAGCGGGCCTACACCCGCGCCGAAGGCTGCTTCCCCGCCGGCAGCTCGCGCACCGACAAATACTGGAGCCCGGTCGGCCGCGTCGACAACGTCTACGGCGACCGCAATTTGGTGTGCTCCTGCCCGCCGGTGAGCGATTACGCGGAAGCCGCGGAGTAG
- a CDS encoding carboxymuconolactone decarboxylase family protein, whose protein sequence is MDKNYVDITRNISANLKKLRGDIPDTMKGFSALAQAAARDGVLDKKTKELMALALGVAAHCDGCIGFHAEALVKLGASREEIEETLGMAVYMGGGPSLMYAADAIAAYEQFQQQTASS, encoded by the coding sequence ATGGACAAGAACTACGTCGATATCACCAGGAACATCTCGGCCAATTTGAAGAAGCTGCGGGGCGACATTCCCGATACGATGAAGGGATTTTCCGCGCTCGCCCAGGCGGCCGCGCGCGACGGTGTGCTCGACAAGAAGACCAAGGAGCTGATGGCGCTGGCGCTCGGCGTCGCCGCGCATTGCGACGGCTGCATCGGCTTTCACGCCGAGGCGCTCGTCAAGCTCGGTGCGAGCCGCGAAGAGATCGAGGAGACGCTCGGCATGGCCGTCTATATGGGCGGCGGACCGTCGCTGATGTACGCGGCCGACGCGATCGCGGCGTACGAGCAGTTCCAGCAGCAGACTGCTTCCAGCTGA